A segment of the Sulfolobales archaeon genome:
TGCTAAAAATTTGCTGGCAACAGCAACCCCTAGATCACCTGTATATGGATCGAAACCCACGATACTAAAGGTCACGACAATCACCATTTATCTTAATCCCGAAAAACTATATTTTTATCGAAACACCGTTTCTCCCTAGATGTTCATTCCATTCATCTTATAGTTCTTGGTCACATCTAGAGGTTCTACCTCGCCCATAGGGATCTCGGTATCCCTATAGGCTCATGGGTGGCTGTAGAGCCCAACGGCATGGGGCTCCCATCTAGGGTAAACCTGCATAGGCTTGGAGCAGCGCTCCCATCACCCAGGCAGGCTCTAAATATATAAGCTTATCCTCTAAACATCAAAAAGATTGCAGCCCCATAGCCGTCTATGGAGGGCTAGATCTATATTCTCCATATAACCCCTGCAGATCTTTGATCGCGAGACCCCTCAAAATAAAACTAAGTTAGAAGAACATCCACCGCCTATAGCTTTCTAGATCTCCATAGCAGATTCATCGCGAACTCGATTATGGAGAAATATATTTTGGAAACCCAGAGATCTATGGATGTAGCATATAGATTAAAAATAAATCCGGTGATGCATAAGAGACTACGGTGATGTATGGGGCCCTCGCCAGAGGGCATCTGATCTGTGATGTAGGGCCAAAGCTCTGATCAAAGGAGAATTATGGGAGAGAAACAACGCTGCTGTTTCCACCTAAAAACTATATCTATAATAGCTATACTTGTTCTTCGAAGAAGTGTTTTAAGAATTTTAAATGGTAAGGCCTGTCGCTGTTGTTATTATGCCATTATCACGGCTATCATTGCGTAGTGACCGAAGCCGCAGGGTTCTGCGCAGAGCGTATGGTATTTACCCTGTTTTACAGCTGAAAGCTCTGCCCTCTAAGCCGAAGAGGAGATCACACACGCTATAATGAGGATCTATAAATATCTAGAGCCAGCCAGAAGAGCTGAAGAGGCTATTTAGAATAAAGGAACCAAAGATTCTGCAAAGAAATGACACCCTATTGCTTGGCACTCCTCAATGGAGGCTGTTTCGGGTTTAGCGATATATCTAGATATTTCTATTTATTTCTAGTTGTTGATATTTTTGTATAGTGGGTTGAAGATTCTGAGGAGAACTGTTGTTCTCGAGGCTTGGCTAATAGGTTTGGCAGGAAAGCACTTAAAGAGATTGGAGAAGCATATAAAGAGATGCTAGGCTATGCTCTAGAGCATAGCGCTTCACAAGAAACATTACATAAAATCTTCTACAATACATCTCTCCTCAGATCGGAGGGGTATGGCGTTCCCCTGACAGAGCCCCATGGGGTGCAGGTGAAGCTATTGAACCCACACCAAGGGCTAACCCCACTCACGGAACTCTAATTACTTCTAAATATTTTTAGTTCCATGAGTGGGGAAATGCTCATATAAGAAGAAATAGAACGAAATATTTAAGGTTTCCTGCCCCTGCCCATCTAGCCTTACTAATGCTTATTATCTCTAACAAGTATTTTCTAGCTGGTGGCATTCTCTGGGTATAGCTACATGGCTTAATAATAATTTGACAAAGCTCTGTATCCAGCCAGCCGAGGCTGTGAAGTCCATGGAAATAATCCCTTTAGACTAGCTGAGGTGCGCTGAGATGTACTTGTCAAGCGCTAAGACCATGGCCAGGGGCTCTCCGAGGGTTCTAATGAATGTGGACTGGGATCTAGCTATATCGAGTCTCTTCATAAGGCTTCATAGCGATTTGAAGGACAACTTAGTGGGGATCGTGATTCCTGAGGGTGAGGTTTATGAGAGCAATGTCCTCGTCATTGTTAAGAAGAGGGATCTAGATACCATCTCTAAGATCCTTAGGATCGCTGGCGAGGTTGAAGATATGTTCGGCGGGAGGATCGTTATAAACCCATACATAGCCCACGAGGGTGAGGAGAACGTTATTAAGGCATTCAAAGAAGCTTCTAGAGGAGGCAGCTAAGGATCTCGAGATCGGATGTTATAACAAGGCCGCATCGGCATCCTACTTCGCAGTTAGGAAAGCCTCAGAAACACTACTCAGGATCCTAGGGGAGGCAGTCCCCAGGAGGGACGATAAGCTGGCCAACGCGATAAAGTACAAGGGCTTAACAGAGGTCTCCGAGATCCTAAAGATCCTCTACCAGGCCAGGAAAGAAGCCGACTACGGCGAGGGAGTAACCGAGGAAGAGGCCAGAGCAAGTGTCGAGATGGCTAAAAAGGCTATAGAAGTTATCGAGAGATTCATAAGCTTAGTTGGCAGAGACTCAGTAGTTCCATAGGTAGATATCCATAATTTCTCATACAGCTCCCGATTTTTAAGTCAAGCACGCTCCTCAAGAGCCTGGCAAGAGTTCGAAGATAAACTTCGAGATTGTCCATATATGGAGCTATGGATATCTGCTGAGGAGATTGAAGGAGGTTGGAGGACAGGAATATAGTTTCTCCTAAGACTGAGGAGTGTGAGGATATAGAGATAGCTGGCAAGGGGATCGACGATGTTGGTGAGGAGAGAATATGTGTCGAGAGCGCCTCAAGATCCAGCATTAGACTTGAAGATCAAAGGATGTTTGGTGCTTTCATAGACGATGCAGTATCCAACTGACTTATCAACTATGAGTATTGGAGATGTCGAGATACCTATCCACCTAGTATGTATAGCTGCTGGAGCCTTTGAGAGGAATAAGTTTGGAGTCCTCTAAGACTCCCATATACCGCTATAAGAGGGGGCTTGGAGCAGTTTCAGTTTGAAATACCTCTGGGTAACAAACCTTATAAGCCTATGTAAAACCCGAAACGGTTTATGAGGATGGGGGAGAAGGCATGTTTATAAGTGTGTATGTGTATTTAAAAGTTGGTAGGGGTGTAGAGATGGGTGTGAAAACGATCACTATATCGATCGAAGCTTATGAAGCTCTATTAAAGCTTAAGAGGCCTGGCGAGAGCTTCTCAGACGTGATATTGAGGCTTGCAAAGAAGAGGAGTCTATTAGATCTCGCGGGTGTGTGGAAAGATGTTAATGATGAGGAGTTAGATAAGATATTGAAGGAGATAAGAGAAGCATGGTTAAAATGGGGTACCAAGATAGAATGATTGTTCTAGACACCGATATCCTGATCGACTTTCTAAAGGGTAGAGAGTTAGCTGTGAATATAATAAGGGGTTTTCTAGAATCTAGAGTCCGCCTAGCAACAACGGTTATAAATATTTTCGAGCTGTCCTGGGGAGCATATAGAATTGGTAAGTTGAGGGATGTTGAAGAGCTGTGCGATATACTAGAGATCCTCAACCTCACATTGAGGGAAGCTTTAAAAGCCGGCGAGGAGATCGCATATCTATATTCAATAGGGCATCCTATAGATATCAGAGATCTACTGATCGGAGTTATAGCACGTGAGAACGGATACCCAATCCTCACAGGCAATACTAAACATCTCAACAAGATACGCGGGCTAAAGGTGATACCATATCACAGAGGTTCTAGCTCATAGCAGTTCAGGCTGTTGCAGGTTTAGCGATAAATTTAAATATCTCTTATCACTCTAGTTTACTTGGTTGGGGCAGAGGGCTGCCCCAGTGATTCGCGCTGCGTTGAGGGGCAGCGGAAAACACACCAGGTGGGAGCACTGTGACGTTGGGCTCGACAGAGCCCCATGGGGTGCGGGTGAAGCTGGTGATCCCACACCAAGGGCTAACCCCACTCACAAACACCGTGAGTGGGGAAACGCTCGCCTCACTACCCTCTATTAGCACCCTAGGGGAGAAGGTCAGAACCTTTTATCCTAAATCGTAGTTTCACAATATAAATTCTGTTCAATTATCTAGGAACCATTATCGTTTAGGGGTTAGGTCTTCATTGCTGTTCATGGTGTTTGATATCCCCTCTCGCCCTCATACTCTCTGTCTGCTCCCTATGCCGCCTGCGGGAGCTAGCCTCTCCTCGGGGACGTGGAGTGCTCCTCGGACGGCTTCTCCTCCTCATATTGCTCATAGAGTTCATTGCGTCGTGTCCCTCTAACCCATAGTTTTGCTAGAAACACTATAGGTTATTCTGTACCATAAACAACCATGAAAACCAGAAGAGAGGCCAAAGGTAAGAAGTAGCCATGAGAACAAATAGCTTTTAGCATTAAGTCTATAAGCCTAATTTGCTCTAGTCCCTCTGAATATATATTTATGATTAGAGCTAAGATTGAGAGTAAGCTTGAGTTGAAGTTCAAAGAGCTAGCTATGAAGAGATTTGGTTATAGTAAGGGGCGATTAGTAAGGCTGTCGAAGAGGCCATCTTAATGTGGATAATGTTTGCTGAAAGGAGGTCCATCGTTTTCGAAGGCTACCTCGTTGAGGTCATTGATAGAATCTTTTCCGAGATCGATATGGACTCTATCGAACTTCAACATAGAATTAAGGACATATAGACGTCTACGGAGGTAGACTGGTGTATCTAATAAACAGAAATATATTCTTAGAGGTAATGCCGAGATGTGGTATATGAAAATCCGAAACAGCTTCGGAAAGGCTTATCAATTTGCTGTTAAAAAGCGATGCTCAAGGATTCGAGTAGCTATGAATAGAGAGATATTTAATTAAAGACGATCTTATCGAATCTGGATCCCCTCTCTCTTTAGCTCCTCAATAGCTTCTTTAGCAGCCCTGAAACCCTCAACACCTGCAGGTGCTCCGGCATATATCATTGCCTGTATAAGGGCCTCTTTAATCTCCTCCAATGTACATCCATTCCTTATAGCCCCCTTAACATGGATCTTAAGCTCGTTAATCCTACCCAACGCTGCTAGCATCGCAATATTTATGAGACTCTTATACTTTCTCGGTATAGCTTTTCCAGCCCATACTATCCCCCACACATATTCATTCAATATATCCTGAAGATCTCTATCAAACTCCGTAGCACTTTTCATAGCCTCCTCAACATATTTCTCACCCAACACCTCCTTCCTTATCCTAAGACCAACCTCATACCGTGACGACATATTATTCCCCCCTAACCCAGCATACTAACTAAGACTAATATCTATAATCTATGGATTTCTAGAGTATCCATATATTTCTAAAAACCCGGGTTCTTCACAATCTAATTTAGAAGCTGGCTTCAACTACTCTTTGGCTTTTGGTAAATAGACTATGATCTTTTAAAACAGATAGGGCGAAAAACCCTAATAATAACGGAATCTTAGAAGGCATTAGCAGATAATTATATAGAGAAGCTAAGCTATAACACGGGGTTTCAATTATATTGGGTAAAAGCTTATACTGCCCATAATAAAACATACTATGGTGGGCCGGTAGCTCAGCCTGGAAGAGCGCTCGGTTGGCATCCGAGAGGACCCGGGTTCAAATCCCGGCCGGTCCACCATAGATCTTCTAATTATTGCTGTGTATAGACTAGTATATATATGGGATAAGATTAAATAAAATTAAATTAAAATTACTAGCATAGCGTATTGGATATAACTTCGCTGGACGGCTCCTATATCTCTTTAAGCTACTCAGAAGATATTTAGAAGAGATCCTTATCAGGAGCCTATGGAACTAAATTTTCCGGGTTTTTAACGATATTATGTTATCAGAATAGTTCGTTATAAAAAGTTATTGGTTTTGCTTTTCCTGAATATGTGTTTATTTATGTTTTTATGTAATATGGTTCTGAGACCTTGCTTGACGATACAAGTACTATCCACATTCCTCCGGTAGCGTGTCCTGGGATTCCACATGCTATCCAGTATATTCCTTCTGCTACTGATGATGCCTTTAATACTGTGCTCTGACCAGGATCTATTCCTGTGAGGTATCCTGTCTTTCCTTGGGAGCTATCTGGCGCCCATGCTAATAGCTCTCCATCTCTAGAAGGATCTGTGCTTTTTGGTACCGCTGTGTTGTTCTTTATCAACCCTACGCTGTGGGGCAGACCACCAGGATCTTTGTTTATATATGTGATCTGTAGATTCCAACCAGCTGGGATATATATTACAAGCCTACCTCTGGTTGTTCCGTTAAAGTCTAGCTGTGATGTCACTGTATCCAGTGTGACAAAGACTGTTTTGCTCGATGCGTCATAGGGTAGCTTGGTTCCTTCAGCTGATGGTGGTGTTGTCTGTGCTGGTGGAGATGGTGGAGATGTTGTCTGGTATCCACTTGGTCTTGATATGTTTTGGATATATAGTGCTATCAAAACTACTGCTAGGATTATAACTACGATGGCTATAACGGCTGTTGTTGTGCTTATCGCCCTTCTATATCTGGTCAAACTGGTTCCCTTCTATATCCTGCTTTCAAAGATATAAATCTGGGTAGGCTAACCCATTAGTTTATCTGGAGCTATATATTGTTGGATAGCTATATACTGTTATATATAGGTATATACATGGGTTTCTCGGATCACATGTATTTCCTCGCACATGGTTAGGCTATTTAGATAATGTTCTATCTCAGAGAGGATCTATAAGATCTATCTAGGGATCATAGATAGCCGATATAGACGAGAGATTTCGCTTTCCAGTATATAGGAAGGCCATATATGGCTTAGTATTAAAGACCTCTGGCGGTATATAGATTAGATGGGTATCAATGCAGGGTGAGCTATACATAGAAGCTGTGAGGGCCTCGAGAGAGCTTATGCCCGTATCTGTAGCTATTCTTAGGAGCATAGGTAGAACACCTTTCGCGGATATCGAGCTTGTGAGGGGAACTGAGGTTGAGCTCCCTAGGTGGCTTGCAGAGATTCTGGAGAGGAGGGGTTATGTAGAGGTTAGGAGAGAGATCAGGGGTTCGAGTGATATAAATAGGGTTAGATTCTCTGAGGAGGATCATGCCAAGAGGGGGGGACTAGCTGTCTCTAGGATTCCCCCGGACTTCTATCTCGAGGTTGCAAGAATTGTTAGGTTGTTGGAGGATAAGGTTAAAAAGGGTGGATCGCCAGACGATCTCAGAGAGCTTGAGGCTATATATAAGGCTATGAACAAGATTATTCAGATCAGGATGCAGAAGATATTGCTAGCATCTATACTATATAGCGAGAGATCCTCAGAGCTTGAGAAGAACCTAAGTGTGGAGGAGAAGGCTCTATACAGAGCTATAGATGATGATGTGAAGTATTGGCTAAAAATAGCTCTGGGTGGGAGGGGTGGAGGCAGCTCTCAGTGAGAGGATAGAGGATCTCCTGGGAAGATTCCTCGAGTTCATAGATAGCGTAAAGGATAGCGATGGATCTATAAAGTATAGGAAGAGGATCAGAGAAGCGATTGCCGGGGGCCTTAGAAGCGTTGCGATCGACTATATAGACTTGATAAACTTCGACGAGGAGCTCGCGAGGATCGTTATTGAGGATCCGGGGAGATCTATAAAGATCCTCTCCGAGGCATTGACACAGTCAGCAAAGACAGAGTATGTTTTATTCACCGGAGAGCTTATACCGAGGTTCAGAGGCCTTCCCCATAGTGTTTCGATAAGGGAGATAAGGAATGAGCATGTGGGGAAGCTGATCCAGGTGGAGGGTATAGTGGTTAAGATGACACCACCGAGGCAGAGGGTTGTGAAGGCTGCGTGGCAACATATAAACCCAGAGTGTGGTGAGAAATTCTATGTAGATGTAAGCTCTGAAACACTTGAGAAACCCCCATACTGTCCTAAGTGCGGCATGTCCTCAGGGGTCTTCAAATTCTTGGAGAATGAAAGCCTATACATAGATCACCAGAGGATCTCTATTGGAGAGGCTCCTGAGAATGTTCCCTCGGGTCAGATGCCAAGGCAGATCCAGGTGATCCTTGAGGGGGATATAGTTGATAGAGTCCGCCCAGGGGATAAGGTACAGGTGATCGGGATAGTTAGGCTAGCCCCTATAGGGGGTGGGCAGAGAAGGGCTAAGGGGGTATATGAGATCGAGATCTATGCGAACAACATAGAGACAGGGGTTAAGGGTGTTGAGGAGATAGAGCTCTCTGAGGAGGATATCGAGGAGATAAGGAAGCTTGCTAGGGATCCACTGATAACCAGGAAGATCGTTGCCAGCATAGCCCCAGCTATACATGGCCACTGGGATGTTAAGGAAGCGATAGCACTCCTACTCTTCGGAGGTGTTCCAAAGCAGAGGAGCGATGGCACGAGGATAAGGGGGGATATACATGTGCTAATAATAGGCGATCCAGGGACAGCCAAGTCCCAGCTCCTCCAATTCACATCCAAGGTGGCTCCAAGGGGTATATATACTACTGGAAAGGGATCTACAGCTGCTGGGTTAACAGCAGCGGTTGTCAGGGATAAGAATACAGGGGAGTACTATCTAGAAGCAGGTGCAATGGTTCTAGGTGATATGGGGGTTGTATGCATTGATGAGATCGATAAGATGAGGGATGAGGATAGAACAGCTATACATGAGGCTCTAGAGCAACAGACGGTATCGATATCCAAGGCCGGTATACACGCCACCCTCAATGCCAGAGCATCTGTGCTTGCAGCAGGTAACCCAAGGTATGGGAGGTATATAGATGATAGGCCTTTGATAGATAATATAAACCTCCCAGTAACTATACTCTCTAGATTCGATCTCATATTTGTTCTCAAGGACCAACCATCTATAGAGGAGGATAGGCTTCTAGCAGAGCATATCACAAGTGTTCACTCAAGCTTCGAGGAGATAAAACCCCCAATAGATCCTGGGCTTCTGAGGAAATACATAGCCTATGCTAGGAGATATATAAGGCCTAAGCTAAGTGAGGAGGCTAGGAAAATGATCTCTGATTTCTTCGTCGAGATGAGGAGAGCATCGGCGGAGAATAAGGAGACACCGATAGCTATTACAGCTAGACAGCTCGAGGCCCTTATAAGGCTTACAGAGGCCCATGCGAGGATGAGGCTCAGCAACATCGCAACCGAGGAGGATGCTGCAGAGGCTATAAGGCTTATGAAGACAATGCTAGAGAGCGTTGGGATAGACATTGAGAGCGGATCGCTAGATATAGATACAATAATGACTGGAAAGCCCAAGAGTAGGAGGGAGAAGATGATAGTGCTCGAGGACATAATAAAAGAGCTCTCAAGCACAAGCCAGCTTGGATGTGCAAGCGTTAAAGAGATACTGAGCAAGGCAAAGGAGATGGGGATAGAGGAGGAGACGGCTGAGAAGATGCTCAGCCAGCTATTGAAGGAAGGCATAATATATGAGAAAACATCTGGGTGCTATAGAAAAGCATAGAGAGATCACATACTCCACAGCAAAGCACCATCTAGAACATAGGAGAGGCGACCTATGGCCTAGTAGAGATCTCTAATCACTTACTAGCTCTGATAACCTTTCAGCTCTAGTTTAGCGTTTGGAAAGTCCCTTCTCGTAGAGGCAGAGATCTTACTATAAATATAAATCTTTGTTATGTTATATGTATAGGCCATGACATGTCAAGGCTAACACTATATCTCCTAGCTCTTAGACCCTGGAGCTTCCCGATGACCGCTGTCTCTATAAGCGTTGGGGCTACATATGCCTATAGCTCTAACCACATCTTCGATCCAGCTATATATTTGATCACCCTCTTAGGATCCATAGCTCTCCACTCTTTTGTAAATATAACCAATGATTACTTCGACACAATGTATGGCGTTGATAGGCCTGGAGCACCTACTACTAGGTATAGACCTCACCCAATAATCTCTGGGATCATGACCCCTTCCCAAGCTATAATGACCTCTATATATCTCTTTGCCATGGCATTAGCAGCAGGAATATACCTTGCAATTATAGATAGATGGCTCTCAATACCCCTTGGAATTCTGGGGGTTATAGTGGCTCTAGAATATACCGCACCACCTGCTAAGCTTAAGTATAGAGGGTTTGGAGAGGCTGCTGTATTCCTCATGTGGGGCCCCCTTATGGTTCTCGGATCTTATTACACCCAGACTGGATACTTGGAGATAGAGCCTATCATAGTCTCAATACCAATTGGTATCCTAGTTGCATCTGTCCTTCTAATAGATTCGATTAGGGACTATGAATATGATAGATCAGCCGGTATTAAGACCCTCACAGTTATGCTGGGAAAGGATGTGGCGTTAAAGCTATTCACAGCAATGATTACAATAGCATATGTGGCAACACCGATAATATATATAACAGGTATAGCAGGCCCATGGATTCTAGCACCCCTCATAACAACACCTAGAGCAATAAACCTGGTAAGATCTTTTCATAGAGAGATGCCAGACACGGCTGCGCCACAAACAGCACAGCTAACAATGCTCTACGGCATAGCAATGGCCCTGGGATTAGCATTACAAGGGATCCTGCAATAGCTCGATAAACACGATTTCTAGCTTTTTATCGGGCTAGATATTCTTGAGAAGCGGAATTCGGAATTTAGATCCTCTTCTCCAAATATCTTTTCTCCCTATTGGATCTATGTTTCTAGCTTTATATACTCTTCAAAGTACTTCGATGGGAATCTAAGTAGGTTCCACTCCGACTTCGAATATTTTGATTCATACAGCTTATCCGCCAGCCCGATCTCCTCCCTCATTGACATATCTATGAGGGGCTTTTTACCTAAAAGCTTCGAGCACGCCTTTATAACCGCGTCTATTATATCGCTTATATGGAATCTCCTACCCAAAGCATCATTTAGATTTGCTACCCTGTATTTAACCTCCGAGATCTTCTTAACAGCCAGCTTAGCCCTTGAAACCTTAAGCACACTCCCCAGGATCTCGAAGTTTATCTCAATTAATAGTGTTCCGTGGAGTAAGTAATAGCTATCTTTAAATGTAGCCACTGTCCCCGAGATCTTCCTCCTCCCCAGAGGCGTTTCTATAACTACATCAGTCACATTCTCTATACTCGCCTCAACACCAAGCATTTTAAGAGCATCTATAAACCCTCGAAGAAGATCTGTGTAGAGAAACTTAGTCCCACCCCCAGGCGGACCTCTAACGGCTATGAACCAGGTTAGACACCCAAGATCTTGATATACAGCACCTCCCCCCGTGAATCTCCTAACTATAGTGGCACCTATCTTCCTAGCCCTGTCAAAGTTAACCTCCTCCTCAGCGAATTAGAAGTATCCTAGTATAACTGCATTCCTATGCCTCCAGATCCTAAGAGTATCTGGAACAATACCAGCT
Coding sequences within it:
- a CDS encoding HEPN domain-containing protein — encoded protein: MRRTLLRHSKKLLEEAAKDLEIGCYNKAASASYFAVRKASETLLRILGEAVPRRDDKLANAIKYKGLTEVSEILKILYQARKEADYGEGVTEEEARASVEMAKKAIEVIERFISLVGRDSVVP
- a CDS encoding antitoxin VapB family protein — protein: MFISVYVYLKVGRGVEMGVKTITISIEAYEALLKLKRPGESFSDVILRLAKKRSLLDLAGVWKDVNDEELDKILKEIREAWLKWGTKIE
- a CDS encoding type II toxin-antitoxin system VapC family toxin, whose protein sequence is MIVLDTDILIDFLKGRELAVNIIRGFLESRVRLATTVINIFELSWGAYRIGKLRDVEELCDILEILNLTLREALKAGEEIAYLYSIGHPIDIRDLLIGVIARENGYPILTGNTKHLNKIRGLKVIPYHRGSSS
- a CDS encoding carboxymuconolactone decarboxylase family protein, producing MSSRYEVGLRIRKEVLGEKYVEEAMKSATEFDRDLQDILNEYVWGIVWAGKAIPRKYKSLINIAMLAALGRINELKIHVKGAIRNGCTLEEIKEALIQAMIYAGAPAGVEGFRAAKEAIEELKREGIQIR
- a CDS encoding sulfocyanin-like copper-binding protein, whose amino-acid sequence is MTRYRRAISTTTAVIAIVVIILAVVLIALYIQNISRPSGYQTTSPPSPPAQTTPPSAEGTKLPYDASSKTVFVTLDTVTSQLDFNGTTRGRLVIYIPAGWNLQITYINKDPGGLPHSVGLIKNNTAVPKSTDPSRDGELLAWAPDSSQGKTGYLTGIDPGQSTVLKASSVAEGIYWIACGIPGHATGGMWIVLVSSSKVSEPYYIKT
- a CDS encoding minichromosome maintenance protein MCM, translated to MEAALSERIEDLLGRFLEFIDSVKDSDGSIKYRKRIREAIAGGLRSVAIDYIDLINFDEELARIVIEDPGRSIKILSEALTQSAKTEYVLFTGELIPRFRGLPHSVSIREIRNEHVGKLIQVEGIVVKMTPPRQRVVKAAWQHINPECGEKFYVDVSSETLEKPPYCPKCGMSSGVFKFLENESLYIDHQRISIGEAPENVPSGQMPRQIQVILEGDIVDRVRPGDKVQVIGIVRLAPIGGGQRRAKGVYEIEIYANNIETGVKGVEEIELSEEDIEEIRKLARDPLITRKIVASIAPAIHGHWDVKEAIALLLFGGVPKQRSDGTRIRGDIHVLIIGDPGTAKSQLLQFTSKVAPRGIYTTGKGSTAAGLTAAVVRDKNTGEYYLEAGAMVLGDMGVVCIDEIDKMRDEDRTAIHEALEQQTVSISKAGIHATLNARASVLAAGNPRYGRYIDDRPLIDNINLPVTILSRFDLIFVLKDQPSIEEDRLLAEHITSVHSSFEEIKPPIDPGLLRKYIAYARRYIRPKLSEEARKMISDFFVEMRRASAENKETPIAITARQLEALIRLTEAHARMRLSNIATEEDAAEAIRLMKTMLESVGIDIESGSLDIDTIMTGKPKSRREKMIVLEDIIKELSSTSQLGCASVKEILSKAKEMGIEEETAEKMLSQLLKEGIIYEKTSGCYRKA
- the menA gene encoding 1,4-dihydroxy-2-naphthoate octaprenyltransferase, giving the protein MSRLTLYLLALRPWSFPMTAVSISVGATYAYSSNHIFDPAIYLITLLGSIALHSFVNITNDYFDTMYGVDRPGAPTTRYRPHPIISGIMTPSQAIMTSIYLFAMALAAGIYLAIIDRWLSIPLGILGVIVALEYTAPPAKLKYRGFGEAAVFLMWGPLMVLGSYYTQTGYLEIEPIIVSIPIGILVASVLLIDSIRDYEYDRSAGIKTLTVMLGKDVALKLFTAMITIAYVATPIIYITGIAGPWILAPLITTPRAINLVRSFHREMPDTAAPQTAQLTMLYGIAMALGLALQGILQ